In Massilia forsythiae, one DNA window encodes the following:
- a CDS encoding thiamine pyrophosphate-binding protein, translated as MTHPSRSGGQILVDALQVHGVDTAFGVPGESYLDVLDALHDSAIRFVVNRQEAGAAFMAEAYGKLTGKPGICFVTRGPGATNASIGVHTAYQDSTPMILFIGQVGGDFMDREAFQEIDYRRMYGEMAKWVAQIDRAERIPEYIARAFQVATSGRPGPVVLALPEDMLVTRAAVADTRRYQPVQASPSSSQIARLRAMLQEAQRPLVLLGGATWNAQACADLARFAEANALPVACAFRFQDLLDNGHPHYAGDVGLGINPKLAARVRDADVLIAIGPRLGEITTGGYSLLEAPLPRQRLVHIHPDPQELGSVYQGELMIAAGAAEACAMLAAMEPVDAAAWRGAAGQAHAELQAWQQRPPVFDGADLPLDLWQVMQDLAAALPRDAVITNGAGNYATWAHRFWRYGGLRTQLAPTSGAMGYALPSAVAAKIVDPARTVVAFAGDGEFMMTGQELATAVQYGAGVVTIVFNNAMFGTIRMHQEREYPGRVSGTGLHNPDFAALARAYGGHGETVDSTADFAPALRRALAFAAEHRLPALIELRYDGNLITPNATLETIRGNAEKARAG; from the coding sequence ATGACCCACCCTTCCCGCTCCGGCGGCCAGATCCTGGTCGACGCCCTGCAAGTGCACGGCGTCGACACCGCCTTCGGCGTCCCCGGCGAAAGCTATCTCGACGTGCTGGACGCGCTGCACGATTCGGCCATCCGCTTCGTCGTCAACCGCCAGGAAGCGGGGGCGGCGTTCATGGCCGAGGCGTACGGCAAGCTGACCGGCAAGCCCGGCATCTGCTTCGTCACGCGCGGCCCAGGCGCGACCAATGCCTCGATCGGCGTGCACACCGCGTACCAGGATTCGACGCCGATGATCCTGTTCATCGGCCAGGTCGGCGGCGATTTCATGGACCGCGAGGCCTTCCAGGAAATCGACTACCGCCGCATGTACGGCGAAATGGCGAAATGGGTGGCGCAGATCGACCGCGCCGAACGCATCCCGGAATACATCGCGCGCGCGTTCCAGGTCGCCACCAGCGGCCGTCCCGGCCCGGTGGTGCTGGCCCTGCCCGAAGACATGCTGGTCACCCGCGCCGCCGTCGCCGACACCCGGCGCTACCAGCCGGTGCAGGCCTCGCCTTCGTCGTCCCAGATAGCGCGCTTGCGCGCCATGCTGCAGGAAGCGCAGCGCCCGCTAGTGCTGCTGGGCGGCGCCACCTGGAATGCACAAGCCTGCGCCGACCTGGCGCGCTTCGCCGAAGCGAATGCGCTGCCGGTGGCGTGCGCGTTCCGCTTCCAGGACCTGCTCGACAACGGCCACCCGCACTACGCCGGCGACGTCGGCCTCGGCATCAACCCGAAGCTGGCGGCGCGCGTGCGCGACGCCGACGTCCTGATCGCCATCGGCCCGCGCCTGGGAGAGATCACCACCGGCGGGTATTCCCTGCTGGAGGCGCCGCTGCCGCGGCAGCGCCTGGTGCACATCCACCCGGACCCGCAGGAACTGGGCAGCGTCTACCAGGGCGAATTGATGATCGCCGCCGGCGCCGCCGAAGCCTGCGCCATGCTGGCCGCGATGGAACCGGTGGACGCCGCCGCCTGGCGCGGCGCCGCCGGGCAGGCGCACGCCGAGCTGCAAGCCTGGCAGCAGCGTCCGCCGGTGTTCGACGGCGCCGACCTGCCGCTCGACCTGTGGCAGGTGATGCAAGACCTGGCGGCGGCGCTGCCGCGCGACGCCGTCATCACCAACGGCGCCGGCAACTACGCCACCTGGGCGCACCGCTTCTGGCGCTACGGCGGTTTGCGTACCCAGCTGGCGCCGACCAGCGGCGCCATGGGCTACGCGCTGCCGTCGGCGGTGGCCGCCAAGATCGTCGACCCGGCGCGCACCGTGGTCGCGTTCGCCGGCGACGGCGAATTCATGATGACCGGCCAGGAACTGGCGACCGCGGTGCAGTACGGCGCCGGCGTGGTGACGATCGTCTTCAACAACGCCATGTTCGGCACCATTCGCATGCACCAGGAGCGCGAATACCCGGGCCGCGTGTCCGGCACCGGGCTGCACAATCCGGACTTCGCGGCGCTGGCGCGGGCCTATGGCGGCCACGGCGAAACCGTCGACAGCACCGCGGATTTTGCCCCGGCCCTGCGGCGCGCGCTGGCGTTCGCCGCCGAGCACCGGCTGCCGGCCCTGATCGAACTGCGCTACGACGGCAACCTGATCACGCCGAACGCGACGCTGGAGACGATCCGCGGCAATGCCGAAAAGGCCAGGGCCGGCTGA
- a CDS encoding YcxB family protein: MQIVRQQRKTVAATELTVGMPDGRRAIGPAGPDAPLRFSVAYTLREYLGVVRDHVAFLARHTPPAARRRAVRWPLGLGAAGLALAALLHWSAAPPWAVLPALACGGLALASLPATAPFWVVVLCTPLFAFKRRRMPVCDFRIDGETIERSTRRGVFKRSWSEVRAVRRYPCCYLLVFARGAMPIPLRCLDAGQQERFRAYALARSGA; this comes from the coding sequence ATGCAAATCGTCCGGCAACAACGCAAGACCGTTGCCGCCACCGAACTCACGGTCGGCATGCCGGATGGCCGCCGCGCCATCGGGCCCGCCGGGCCGGACGCGCCGCTGCGTTTCAGCGTCGCGTACACGCTGCGCGAATACCTGGGCGTGGTGCGCGATCACGTCGCCTTCCTGGCGCGCCACACGCCGCCGGCCGCGCGCCGCCGCGCCGTGCGATGGCCGCTGGGACTGGGCGCGGCCGGCCTGGCGCTGGCCGCGCTGCTGCACTGGAGCGCGGCGCCGCCCTGGGCCGTGCTGCCGGCGCTGGCATGCGGCGGCCTGGCGCTGGCCAGCCTGCCGGCGACGGCGCCGTTCTGGGTGGTAGTGCTGTGCACGCCGCTGTTCGCCTTCAAGCGGCGGCGCATGCCGGTCTGCGATTTCCGGATCGATGGCGAGACGATCGAGCGCAGCACGCGCCGCGGCGTATTCAAGCGTTCATGGAGCGAGGTACGGGCGGTGCGCCGCTACCCTTGCTGCTACCTGCTGGTGTTCGCGCGCGGCGCCATGCCGATTCCCTTGCGCTGCCTGGATGCCGGGCAGCAGGAACGTTTCCGGGCCTATGCGCTGGCCCGCAGCGGCGCCTGA
- a CDS encoding PAAR domain-containing protein: MRHVIRLNDPTSHGGKVISAAPHTTVMGVAVARKGDRCLCPIKGHEYCVIAEGDPAVLIDGIPVAFEGHTTSCGAKLISTVGGSGRT, from the coding sequence ATGCGTCACGTCATCCGTTTGAACGACCCGACCAGCCATGGCGGAAAAGTGATTTCGGCCGCCCCCCATACCACGGTGATGGGCGTGGCGGTGGCGCGCAAGGGCGACCGCTGTCTTTGTCCGATCAAAGGCCATGAATACTGCGTGATCGCGGAAGGCGATCCGGCGGTACTGATCGATGGTATTCCGGTCGCGTTCGAAGGTCATACGACAAGCTGCGGCGCCAAACTGATATCCACGGTAGGCGGCAGCGGTCGAACTTGA
- a CDS encoding S41 family peptidase yields the protein MFTLSIVAPAAAFAADAPAGKPYTPAQCGADLDDLDAFIRANDAGAAAALADHGPAIAQALEQARRDAAGAADMPVCGKLMHAYARAWRPGHIAVVPMADQDEGAAKAAGAAGAKPAADPFAPRLQALSKDTILFVIPSFNDRHAPSMKKLVAGHRAELASHRNWIIDVRDNGGGSDVTYAPLMGWLLDGDLRGFGTEYFVTPANLAAQERICARTSDVGYCDKEMQPILAKMRTAAPGSFVLAGDKRISVDPVKLEAPRPARVALLTDHDCGSSCEQFVLEARTSYRVKVVGRPTYGSLDVSNLRPHVLPSGRAQLYYATTRTTRLPDMRIDTVGIAPDILLPKPADAAGRDAEIKRVQRWLESGSASSL from the coding sequence GTGTTCACCCTGTCGATCGTCGCGCCCGCCGCCGCCTTCGCGGCCGATGCGCCCGCCGGCAAGCCCTATACGCCCGCCCAGTGCGGCGCCGACCTGGACGACCTGGACGCCTTCATCCGCGCCAACGACGCCGGCGCCGCCGCCGCGCTGGCCGACCACGGCCCGGCCATCGCCCAGGCCCTGGAGCAGGCGCGCCGGGATGCCGCCGGCGCCGCGGACATGCCCGTGTGCGGCAAGCTGATGCATGCTTACGCGCGCGCCTGGCGGCCCGGCCACATCGCCGTGGTGCCGATGGCGGACCAGGACGAGGGCGCGGCCAAGGCGGCGGGCGCGGCCGGCGCCAAGCCTGCCGCCGATCCATTCGCGCCGCGCTTGCAGGCGCTGAGCAAGGACACGATCCTGTTCGTGATCCCGAGCTTCAACGACCGCCACGCCCCGTCCATGAAGAAACTGGTGGCCGGCCACCGCGCCGAGCTGGCGTCGCACCGCAACTGGATCATCGACGTGCGCGACAACGGCGGCGGTTCCGACGTCACTTACGCGCCGTTGATGGGCTGGCTGCTGGACGGCGACCTGCGCGGTTTCGGCACAGAATATTTCGTCACGCCGGCCAACCTCGCCGCCCAGGAGCGGATCTGCGCGCGCACCAGCGACGTCGGGTATTGCGACAAGGAGATGCAGCCGATCCTGGCCAAGATGCGCACGGCGGCGCCGGGCAGCTTCGTGCTGGCCGGCGACAAGCGCATCTCGGTCGATCCGGTGAAGCTGGAAGCGCCCCGCCCGGCGCGGGTGGCGCTGCTGACCGACCACGATTGCGGCAGCAGCTGCGAGCAGTTCGTGCTGGAGGCGCGCACCAGCTACCGTGTAAAAGTGGTGGGGCGGCCCACCTACGGTTCGCTCGACGTGTCGAACCTGCGCCCGCACGTGCTGCCGTCCGGCCGCGCCCAGCTGTACTACGCGACCACGCGCACTACCCGGCTGCCGGACATGCGCATCGACACGGTCGGCATCGCGCCGGACATCCTGCTGCCCAAGCCGGCGGACGCGGCCGGCCGCGACGCCGAAATCAAGCGGGTGCAGCGCTGGCTGGAAAGCGGCTCGGCGAGCAGCTTGTGA
- a CDS encoding T6SS effector phospholipase Tle3 domain-containing protein codes for MTDTSVSSIGLSSDRAGDGLEPVNSIAVGEKTGTLFLGPKYLDVIMQLPLPGIVIFVHGVNSDGEWFSQAEQGLCDGLNNRLKRRAEQLAYPTIEGGQLHPVPYLPDLTADGFLNPRKTAKSFIASSAHFSPVIQFRWGYKASSTELQTFGSGIYLNEDNYWGGGPFANGCTALPDLWGDGLSDQLFLWLHVQHMNPTNDRKVYACPPRPYYVLAALRLAKLVEAVRSKQADVPITIVCHSQGNMIGMAAAFLGDRLAPARDPSGKNGRCVADTYVLCNPPYSLVKDNVFQALAERGLKDPDGNGGRQTWDARIGTLRAFFDIVRRQKDAEQEADLIDEAMANKTHGFDAASDRRRHGYGPTPSTHGRVTLYFNPHDQVISSSTVQGIGWRGLSQYEIDAANGAGTFCQRVFSQGFTVGKKGQYDAWADQHNKPKRGSQDFWYPPSPKAYYSMSKGLSSNTNWAGKVMTFASAPVLLAATGMMDIRINALPPNDWITPLAGPDLPEPFDPEGLRFGQASKAFDQGMDAPGEYRDSKRIREPGDPYEGDRPMPANATADARRKGMDAAEGDQDSEAALRYEHHAMLRMQAKREGLYTNDKSVVEEDDPSNASASYTAWRTKKIRESLAETIDTHATDHSTIMTNSMHSRKALAYDVAVGICWINKSDLAMLRLIADWRYLEYVDRENTNSIFAEYFKKGRFKNMSVLEWAAQKGGDGSMPSKIVDHREVFSGKNGGGK; via the coding sequence ATGACTGACACGTCTGTTTCTTCCATCGGCCTGTCGTCGGACCGCGCCGGCGATGGGCTGGAGCCCGTCAACTCGATCGCGGTTGGCGAAAAGACCGGCACGCTGTTCCTGGGACCGAAATACCTGGATGTGATCATGCAGTTGCCCTTGCCCGGCATCGTCATTTTCGTTCACGGTGTGAATTCCGACGGCGAATGGTTCAGCCAGGCCGAACAAGGATTGTGCGATGGCTTGAACAATCGTTTGAAACGGCGCGCCGAGCAATTGGCATACCCTACGATCGAAGGCGGCCAGTTGCACCCCGTGCCTTACCTGCCCGATCTGACCGCCGACGGGTTTTTGAATCCGAGGAAAACGGCCAAGAGTTTTATCGCGTCCTCTGCACATTTTTCGCCGGTCATCCAATTCCGCTGGGGCTACAAGGCCAGCAGCACCGAGCTGCAGACGTTCGGCAGCGGAATCTATTTGAATGAAGATAATTACTGGGGTGGCGGCCCTTTCGCCAACGGCTGCACGGCGCTCCCGGACTTGTGGGGCGATGGGCTGTCGGACCAGCTGTTCCTGTGGCTGCACGTGCAGCACATGAACCCGACCAACGACCGCAAGGTGTATGCGTGCCCGCCACGACCTTACTACGTACTGGCCGCGCTGCGCCTGGCCAAGCTGGTCGAGGCCGTCCGCAGCAAGCAGGCCGACGTGCCGATCACCATCGTCTGCCACAGCCAAGGCAACATGATCGGCATGGCCGCCGCCTTTCTAGGCGACCGCCTGGCGCCGGCGCGCGATCCGTCCGGCAAGAATGGGCGCTGCGTGGCCGATACCTACGTCCTGTGCAACCCGCCATACAGCCTGGTAAAGGACAACGTGTTCCAGGCCTTGGCCGAGCGCGGTCTTAAAGATCCTGATGGCAATGGAGGACGCCAGACTTGGGATGCGCGCATCGGCACGCTGCGCGCATTCTTCGACATCGTGCGCCGGCAGAAAGACGCAGAGCAGGAGGCCGATCTCATCGACGAGGCCATGGCGAACAAGACGCATGGCTTCGACGCTGCATCCGACCGGCGCCGGCATGGCTATGGCCCCACGCCCTCCACACATGGCCGCGTTACTCTGTACTTCAATCCGCATGACCAGGTCATTTCATCCTCCACGGTCCAAGGCATCGGCTGGCGCGGCCTGAGCCAATACGAGATCGATGCGGCCAACGGCGCCGGCACGTTCTGCCAGCGCGTGTTTTCCCAAGGCTTCACGGTTGGCAAGAAGGGGCAATACGATGCCTGGGCGGACCAGCACAACAAGCCGAAGCGCGGCAGCCAGGATTTCTGGTATCCGCCGTCTCCCAAGGCATACTATTCGATGTCGAAAGGCCTGAGCTCGAACACCAACTGGGCCGGCAAGGTCATGACCTTTGCATCCGCGCCGGTCCTGCTGGCGGCGACCGGCATGATGGACATACGCATCAATGCCTTGCCCCCTAATGACTGGATCACACCCCTGGCTGGCCCCGATCTTCCGGAACCGTTCGATCCGGAAGGCCTGCGCTTCGGCCAAGCCAGCAAGGCCTTTGACCAAGGCATGGATGCGCCAGGAGAATACCGCGACAGCAAACGGATAAGGGAGCCTGGGGACCCTTATGAAGGTGACCGCCCCATGCCTGCAAACGCGACAGCAGATGCCAGGCGCAAGGGCATGGACGCCGCCGAAGGCGACCAGGACAGCGAAGCGGCGCTTCGTTACGAACACCATGCCATGCTGCGTATGCAGGCCAAGCGCGAAGGCCTGTACACAAACGATAAATCGGTGGTGGAAGAAGACGATCCGTCGAACGCCAGCGCCAGCTATACCGCTTGGCGTACGAAGAAAATCAGGGAGAGCTTGGCCGAGACGATCGATACGCATGCGACCGATCATTCGACCATCATGACTAATTCAATGCACTCGCGGAAGGCATTGGCGTATGACGTGGCTGTCGGAATTTGCTGGATTAACAAAAGTGATCTGGCAATGTTGCGCTTAATTGCGGACTGGCGCTATCTAGAATATGTTGATAGAGAAAATACAAACTCGATATTTGCCGAATACTTTAAAAAAGGTCGATTCAAGAACATGTCGGTCCTAGAATGGGCGGCGCAAAAAGGAGGCGACGGTAGCATGCCGTCAAAAATTGTTGACCATCGTGAGGTATTTTCTGGAAAAAATGGAGGAGGCAAATGA
- a CDS encoding type VI secretion system Vgr family protein gives MDVIESAWRNAIGGLSDKNRPIGLRLWNKRVRTADPLLVQHVSGVETMCGGIDYTLLCVSIRAGLPLKEFIANPAELQFVTDKGDLRCVCGIVVAVAEGQSDGGLATYRLVVRDAFALLDKTCNTRVFRDVSEIDITTILLKEWRAVNPVAAHAFDFELRLSKTYPPRGFTLQYNESTAAFLRRLWKRRGIAWFIRPGALGDLRDGDAPCHTLVLFDDAMALKQNAAGTVRFHRDAATETRDTVTAWHAARSLTPGSTAGSSYDYLRGGTATSEDTGLADQGALGNRFAASLDDYLVDVPHAGADGADYRSLGRARMLRHEYEAKFFHGEGSVRDMRVGEWNGVSGHPELDTHPERERVFVITELCVDAENNLPKTLDDRVRRLFARNGWHAAGQDDDAGLAHASAERGVRYTNRFTCVRRGIPIVPRYDPRVDLPRTELQYVTVVGPVNEEIHCDHLGRVKVRFPGCRPEDHEHAHGAGASGTDRDSAWVQVASPWAGDGYGTISLPRVGHQVLCAFVGGDPDKPLIIGRAHGGQAPPPSFSRVSLLPGDRYLSGIVSKEGGAYRYNQLRLDDTPGQISAQLASVHGQTQLNLGYLTHPRREGKAEARGQGFELASDESGTIRTAKSLLVSAWKRLGASGTQLSASEHLALMQDCLDLFKTLGQYATEHQGLPVDPVPQAALKSDLDVMPGAATGDPCGVEGKPTLSLTAPAGIAFSTPKTIVSYAGVNLDSVAQQHMQLASGQRFNLNAGKGISLFAHAGGITQVAHHGVFLMQSQHDDMKLDAARDLKASAHGRVVFMAEQEVTFIVGGGAYLTLKGGNAEIGGPGVLTVKTAGHHWDGPASGKADLPSFGKGDFERTPRLLRATDGKPVPDMQAQVEQPDAGTLSGASNAAGEGPQVKADRLQQLKAVFRKVMK, from the coding sequence ATGGACGTTATCGAGAGCGCATGGCGCAATGCAATTGGTGGCTTGAGCGATAAAAACCGTCCGATCGGCTTGCGCCTATGGAACAAGCGCGTCAGGACCGCCGATCCTTTGCTGGTACAGCACGTAAGCGGTGTGGAAACGATGTGCGGCGGTATTGACTATACCCTGCTGTGTGTTTCTATCCGCGCCGGCCTGCCGCTCAAGGAATTCATCGCCAATCCCGCCGAGCTGCAATTCGTCACCGATAAAGGCGATCTGCGCTGCGTGTGCGGGATCGTCGTCGCCGTGGCGGAAGGGCAAAGCGACGGCGGCCTGGCGACTTACCGGCTGGTCGTGCGCGATGCGTTCGCGCTGCTCGACAAGACCTGCAATACCCGTGTATTCCGCGATGTCAGCGAAATCGACATCACGACGATCCTGCTCAAGGAGTGGCGCGCCGTCAACCCGGTCGCCGCGCATGCGTTCGACTTCGAGTTACGCCTGTCGAAAACCTATCCGCCACGCGGCTTCACCCTGCAATACAACGAATCCACGGCGGCGTTCCTGCGGCGCTTGTGGAAACGGCGTGGCATCGCCTGGTTCATCCGGCCGGGCGCCCTGGGCGACCTGCGTGATGGCGATGCGCCTTGCCATACCCTTGTGCTGTTCGACGATGCCATGGCGCTCAAGCAGAACGCTGCGGGAACGGTCCGCTTCCACCGTGACGCTGCTACCGAAACCCGCGACACCGTCACCGCATGGCATGCTGCGCGCAGCCTGACGCCGGGCTCGACCGCCGGCAGCAGCTACGATTACCTGCGCGGTGGCACGGCAACCAGCGAGGACACCGGACTGGCGGACCAGGGAGCGCTGGGCAACCGCTTCGCCGCCAGCCTGGACGACTACCTGGTCGACGTGCCACACGCGGGGGCCGATGGCGCCGATTACCGCAGCCTGGGCCGCGCCAGGATGCTGCGCCACGAATACGAGGCCAAATTCTTCCATGGCGAAGGCAGCGTGCGCGACATGCGCGTCGGCGAGTGGAATGGCGTCAGCGGCCATCCCGAACTCGATACGCATCCCGAGCGCGAACGTGTCTTCGTGATCACGGAACTGTGCGTCGACGCCGAGAACAATCTTCCCAAAACACTGGACGATCGCGTGCGCCGCCTGTTCGCTCGCAATGGCTGGCACGCCGCCGGCCAGGACGACGATGCCGGCCTGGCGCACGCCAGCGCCGAGCGCGGCGTGCGCTACACCAACCGCTTTACCTGCGTGCGGCGCGGCATTCCGATCGTGCCGCGCTACGACCCGCGTGTCGACCTGCCGCGTACCGAGCTCCAGTACGTCACGGTGGTCGGCCCGGTCAACGAAGAAATCCATTGCGACCATCTCGGCCGGGTCAAGGTACGCTTCCCCGGATGCCGCCCGGAAGACCACGAGCATGCGCACGGCGCCGGGGCGTCCGGCACCGATCGCGATTCGGCCTGGGTGCAGGTAGCCAGCCCCTGGGCCGGCGACGGCTACGGCACGATCTCGCTGCCGCGCGTCGGTCACCAGGTCTTGTGCGCATTCGTCGGCGGCGATCCGGACAAGCCGCTCATCATCGGGCGTGCGCATGGCGGCCAGGCGCCGCCGCCTTCGTTCAGCCGCGTCAGCCTCCTGCCGGGCGACCGCTACCTGTCCGGTATCGTCAGCAAGGAAGGCGGTGCGTATCGCTACAACCAGCTGCGCCTGGACGACACGCCGGGCCAAATCAGTGCCCAACTCGCGAGCGTGCACGGCCAGACCCAGCTCAACCTCGGCTACCTGACGCACCCGCGCCGGGAGGGAAAGGCCGAAGCACGCGGCCAGGGCTTCGAGCTGGCCAGCGATGAAAGCGGCACGATCCGTACTGCGAAATCGCTGCTGGTCTCGGCCTGGAAACGGCTCGGCGCCAGCGGCACGCAACTGAGCGCGAGCGAACACCTGGCGCTGATGCAGGATTGCCTGGACCTGTTCAAGACGCTGGGCCAATACGCGACCGAGCACCAAGGCTTGCCAGTCGATCCTGTCCCCCAGGCTGCGCTGAAATCCGATCTCGACGTCATGCCGGGCGCCGCTACCGGCGATCCATGCGGTGTAGAAGGCAAGCCGACGCTGAGCCTGACGGCACCAGCGGGCATCGCATTCAGTACGCCGAAGACTATCGTCAGCTATGCCGGCGTTAACCTCGACAGCGTGGCGCAGCAACACATGCAGCTCGCCAGCGGCCAGCGCTTCAACCTGAATGCCGGCAAGGGCATTTCGCTGTTCGCGCACGCTGGCGGCATCACGCAGGTGGCGCATCATGGCGTGTTCCTCATGCAAAGCCAGCACGACGACATGAAACTCGATGCCGCCCGCGACCTCAAGGCGAGCGCGCACGGGCGTGTGGTGTTCATGGCGGAACAGGAAGTCACTTTCATCGTGGGCGGCGGCGCCTACCTCACGCTCAAGGGTGGCAACGCGGAAATCGGCGGGCCTGGCGTCCTGACGGTCAAGACTGCCGGCCACCACTGGGACGGCCCCGCCAGTGGAAAGGCCGATTTGCCGAGTTTCGGGAAAGGCGACTTCGAACGCACGCCGCGCCTGTTGCGGGCGACCGATGGCAAGCCGGTGCCCGACATGCAGGCGCAGGTCGAGCAGCCGGATGCCGGAACGCTGTCCGGCGCCAGCAACGCCGCCGGCGAAGGACCGCAGGTCAAGGCTGACCGTTTGCAGCAATTGAAAGCGGTGTTCCGCAAGGTAATGAAATAA
- the glpK gene encoding glycerol kinase GlpK — MHTILALDQGTTSSRAILFDRQGRVLATAQQEYPQHFPQPGWVEHDARDIWTTQLACARRVLAESGVDAAQVAAIGIANQRETTLVWDRRSGAPLTRAIVWQDRRTAETCDALRAAGKADLIGRKTGLELDAYFSATKLQWILDHVPDARRRAERGELAFGTVDSWLVYRLCGRHVTDVSNASRTMLFDIHTLGWDRELLDLFGVPAALLPEIVPSAGVVGHTHDALFGRAIPIAGIAGDQQAATFGQACHRQGMVKNTYGTGCFMLMHAGDEAPRSRHRLLATVGWNVGGRTDYLLEGSVFMGGATVQWLRDGLGIIERSGDVEALALSVPDNGGVMLVPAFVGLGAPHWDPYARGTIVGMTRGTTAAHIARAALEAIAYQSAELLAAMQKDAACAVHEVRADGGAANNDLLMQFQADLLGVPVVRPRVTETTALGAAYLAGLAVGFWQSVAEIEAQWQVARRFAPQRSAAWREETMARWVRAVAHARAWAQPHPA, encoded by the coding sequence ATGCACACCATCCTCGCCCTCGACCAGGGCACCACCAGTTCGCGCGCCATTCTGTTCGACCGCCAGGGCCGGGTGCTCGCCACAGCCCAGCAGGAATACCCCCAGCACTTTCCCCAGCCCGGATGGGTCGAGCACGACGCGCGCGACATCTGGACGACCCAGCTCGCCTGCGCGCGCCGGGTGCTGGCCGAGAGCGGCGTCGATGCCGCCCAGGTCGCCGCCATCGGCATCGCCAACCAGCGCGAAACCACGCTCGTATGGGACCGCCGCAGCGGCGCACCGCTGACGCGCGCCATCGTCTGGCAGGACCGGCGCACGGCAGAAACCTGCGACGCCTTGCGCGCGGCCGGCAAGGCGGACCTCATCGGCCGCAAGACCGGGCTGGAACTGGACGCCTATTTTTCCGCCACCAAGCTGCAATGGATCCTCGACCACGTGCCGGACGCGCGCCGGCGTGCCGAGCGCGGCGAACTGGCCTTCGGCACCGTCGACAGCTGGCTGGTGTATCGACTGTGCGGACGCCACGTTACCGACGTCAGCAATGCCTCCCGCACCATGCTGTTCGATATCCATACGCTCGGCTGGGACCGGGAATTGCTCGACCTGTTCGGCGTGCCGGCGGCCCTGCTGCCGGAAATCGTGCCCAGCGCCGGCGTGGTGGGCCACACCCACGACGCCCTGTTCGGACGGGCGATTCCGATCGCCGGCATCGCCGGCGACCAGCAGGCCGCCACCTTCGGCCAGGCCTGCCACCGCCAGGGCATGGTCAAGAATACCTACGGCACCGGCTGCTTCATGCTGATGCATGCGGGAGACGAGGCGCCGCGCTCGCGTCACCGCCTGCTGGCGACGGTCGGCTGGAACGTCGGCGGCCGCACCGATTACCTGCTGGAGGGCAGCGTGTTCATGGGCGGCGCCACCGTGCAATGGCTGCGCGATGGCCTCGGCATCATCGAGCGCTCCGGCGACGTCGAGGCGCTGGCGCTGTCGGTGCCGGACAACGGCGGCGTGATGCTGGTGCCGGCCTTCGTCGGCCTGGGCGCGCCGCACTGGGACCCGTACGCGCGCGGCACCATCGTCGGCATGACGCGCGGGACCACGGCGGCGCACATCGCCCGCGCCGCGCTCGAGGCCATCGCCTACCAGAGCGCGGAACTGCTGGCGGCGATGCAGAAGGATGCCGCCTGCGCCGTGCACGAGGTGCGCGCCGACGGCGGCGCCGCCAACAACGATTTGCTGATGCAGTTCCAGGCCGACCTGCTCGGGGTGCCGGTGGTGCGCCCGCGCGTCACCGAGACCACGGCGCTGGGCGCGGCCTACCTGGCCGGGCTGGCGGTGGGGTTCTGGCAATCGGTCGCGGAAATCGAAGCGCAATGGCAGGTGGCGCGCCGCTTCGCGCCGCAGCGCAGCGCCGCCTGGCGCGAAGAGACGATGGCGCGCTGGGTGCGCGCGGTGGCGCATGCGCGCGCGTGGGCGCAGCCGCATCCGGCGTGA